In the Paraburkholderia caribensis genome, one interval contains:
- a CDS encoding VOC family protein, with protein sequence MSLIDHLDHLVLTCVDSEATKHFYTKVMQMELESFGAGRLAFRFGNQKINLHVRGSEFEPKAHVPVPGALDLCFIASVPLAEVIAHLESVQWPIIEGPVERTGATQKIRSVYVRDPDLNLIEISELL encoded by the coding sequence ATGTCTTTGATTGACCACCTCGACCACCTCGTCCTTACCTGTGTCGATTCAGAAGCGACGAAGCACTTCTACACGAAGGTGATGCAGATGGAACTGGAATCGTTCGGCGCAGGTCGTCTGGCGTTTCGTTTCGGCAACCAAAAGATCAACCTCCACGTGCGGGGCTCAGAGTTCGAACCGAAGGCGCATGTGCCCGTGCCGGGTGCACTGGACCTGTGCTTCATTGCTTCCGTACCGCTCGCCGAGGTGATCGCTCATCTGGAATCCGTGCAGTGGCCGATCATCGAAGGGCCGGTGGAGCGCACTGGCGCCACGCAGAAAATTCGCTCGGTCTATGTCCGCGACCCGGATTTGAATCTCATCGAAATCTCGGAACTGCTGTAA
- a CDS encoding Fis family transcriptional regulator, with translation MAALQGLRWDPGVASSFDRAPQPAATHSDNSMHRADQSRRQYSFRSTRRPKMALLPIPRPVADDLSLHHHVLLEGLRTGNGSLYACQYLTSVAMAALLLVDQGYGSLDGVSFDELLAGIAQTTSSGGETGHYHMVGKVFENFARVVALHDKQLYSAPIRAIEKTRAMLARL, from the coding sequence GTGGCCGCCCTGCAAGGGTTGAGGTGGGATCCCGGCGTTGCCTCCTCTTTTGACCGCGCGCCGCAGCCGGCTGCGACTCATTCGGATAATTCGATGCACCGTGCTGACCAATCAAGACGACAATATTCCTTCAGAAGCACGCGCCGCCCCAAGATGGCGCTCCTGCCAATACCTCGTCCCGTTGCCGACGACCTGTCGCTGCATCACCATGTTCTGCTGGAAGGGCTCAGAACGGGCAACGGCAGCCTCTATGCCTGCCAGTATCTGACCAGCGTCGCGATGGCGGCGTTACTTCTCGTCGATCAGGGCTATGGCTCGCTCGACGGTGTGAGCTTCGATGAATTGCTGGCCGGCATCGCACAAACTACCTCGTCAGGTGGCGAGACGGGTCATTACCATATGGTCGGCAAGGTCTTCGAGAACTTCGCTCGAGTTGTTGCGCTCCATGACAAGCAGCTTTACTCTGCGCCGATTCGCGCTATAGAAAAGACTCGCGCGATGCTAGCCCGTCTGTAA
- a CDS encoding TetR/AcrR family transcriptional regulator, with the protein MEVAIQLIQEAGVEALTYEALAERAGMTKGGVLYHFPNREELNRAVREYVRERYRAARWESTERLPPGPSRNLKGWAMSSLHNRSRLDAVSAKIMTSGMWDADEGRAHHLERFGRISKGVGFDRAAVVYLATEGLWFLELAGFSPFTKKERKHIVSLLLELADGAEIGEAAASKKDR; encoded by the coding sequence TTGGAAGTTGCGATCCAGCTCATTCAAGAAGCCGGCGTGGAGGCCTTGACATATGAAGCCTTGGCCGAGCGGGCCGGTATGACGAAGGGGGGCGTACTCTATCATTTTCCGAACCGCGAGGAGTTGAATCGGGCGGTCAGGGAATACGTGCGCGAGCGTTACCGGGCCGCAAGATGGGAGTCAACGGAACGCTTACCACCTGGGCCGTCGCGCAATTTGAAGGGTTGGGCGATGTCCTCCTTGCACAATAGGTCTCGACTCGATGCGGTCAGTGCCAAGATCATGACCTCTGGGATGTGGGACGCCGATGAAGGCAGGGCGCACCACCTAGAACGATTCGGTCGTATCAGCAAGGGAGTTGGCTTTGATCGGGCGGCTGTAGTTTATCTCGCGACGGAGGGGCTTTGGTTCCTGGAACTCGCCGGATTTTCGCCATTCACGAAGAAAGAGCGCAAACATATCGTTTCCCTGCTGCTGGAACTCGCCGATGGAGCAGAGATTGGTGAAGCAGCCGCGAGCAAGAAGGATAGGTAA
- a CDS encoding DSD1 family PLP-dependent enzyme, producing MTRLLYPPTTMHLVPARVGDAIDEIDTPALLLDLDAFEKNLQKMADFTALRNIRLRPHAKTHRCPAIALQQVAMGASGVCCQTVGEAEVLVHSGIADILVTNQLLDNRKLIRLAALAKTARIALCFDSYEQIAHASRAACELAVEMCGLVEIDVGMGRGGVTPNEAPGLATAIVRAPGLRFSGIQAYQGRAQHLPLHVDRERAIAQAANHVRATKFALQRAGLGCGTVSGGGTGTFRMETQSGQWTELQCGSYIFMDGEYSAVKDEKDLPYTEFQQSLFVLATVVSATRPGGAVLNAGLKSYSTEKGLPTIYDRNDIQFVSASDEHGTLAISPETRLLPGMRLKIVPSHCDPTVNLHDTFVCIRNDRVEALWPIAARGASH from the coding sequence GTGACGCGTCTCCTCTACCCGCCCACGACCATGCACCTTGTCCCCGCCCGTGTTGGAGATGCAATCGACGAGATTGACACGCCAGCACTGCTTCTCGACCTCGACGCTTTTGAAAAGAATCTCCAGAAGATGGCCGATTTCACCGCTTTACGGAATATTCGCTTGCGGCCGCATGCAAAAACGCATCGGTGCCCCGCGATAGCATTACAGCAGGTTGCGATGGGAGCCAGCGGCGTTTGCTGTCAAACAGTTGGCGAGGCTGAAGTACTCGTCCATAGCGGCATCGCCGACATCCTTGTCACAAACCAACTGCTGGACAATCGAAAGCTCATTCGCCTTGCGGCGCTTGCAAAAACTGCGCGCATCGCCTTGTGCTTCGATTCTTACGAGCAAATCGCACACGCTTCCCGCGCGGCGTGCGAACTCGCCGTTGAAATGTGCGGTCTTGTGGAGATCGACGTCGGGATGGGCCGCGGCGGCGTGACGCCCAATGAGGCGCCCGGGCTGGCTACAGCAATAGTTCGGGCGCCCGGTCTGAGATTCTCAGGCATTCAAGCATATCAAGGAAGGGCGCAACACCTACCCTTGCATGTTGATCGCGAACGCGCCATAGCTCAGGCCGCCAATCATGTGCGGGCGACAAAATTTGCCCTGCAGCGGGCCGGCTTGGGCTGCGGAACGGTGAGCGGCGGCGGCACCGGCACATTCAGAATGGAGACGCAATCAGGTCAGTGGACGGAACTTCAATGCGGCTCCTATATATTTATGGACGGGGAGTATTCGGCCGTGAAGGACGAGAAAGACCTTCCCTACACTGAATTCCAGCAGAGCCTTTTCGTCCTTGCTACTGTGGTGAGCGCTACACGACCCGGGGGCGCGGTACTCAACGCCGGGCTGAAGTCGTATTCAACGGAGAAGGGCCTGCCGACCATATATGACCGCAATGACATACAGTTCGTATCGGCCTCGGATGAACACGGAACGTTGGCCATCTCACCAGAAACGAGGTTGCTCCCCGGAATGCGCCTGAAGATTGTGCCTTCTCATTGCGACCCGACAGTGAATTTACACGACACTTTCGTCTGCATACGCAATGACCGAGTCGAGGCCCTCTGGCCAATCGCCGCTCGCGGAGCCAGCCATTAG
- a CDS encoding substrate-binding periplasmic protein → MKTFPPMSKCNSLARRSFLARATAMTLGGALPGLVRATSLPSLKPVVPGVLTIAMDGDMPCTGIKDGKIIGADGEMISLVANRLGLVPKPALMDWASTIESVRTGRADVTLGNMGWTAARAQIVALTDALYFTAHYVLTRSNMLSVEKVGLADLRGHSVGTLTGVTIVGELKRIPGTTDVKLYDTSDACIADVRAGRLDFAFLDGPIVGYMIQQNPTWNLKLIPITPFDGFKVLGTKQYSVIGMNGENPDLFDAVNAGVKWLWRTKENTRILQKYGMTSSTYLVPPTSNPRVGIDRDGNDAVSGRWAHNVKDFSASFAAAAT, encoded by the coding sequence ATGAAGACCTTCCCTCCGATGTCAAAGTGCAACAGTCTCGCGCGGCGATCATTCCTCGCCCGCGCGACCGCGATGACGTTGGGCGGTGCGCTGCCGGGGCTTGTCAGAGCGACATCGTTGCCGTCATTAAAACCGGTCGTGCCTGGCGTGCTTACGATTGCAATGGATGGCGATATGCCATGTACCGGCATTAAGGACGGGAAGATCATCGGTGCCGATGGCGAAATGATTTCGTTGGTTGCGAACCGCCTCGGACTAGTACCGAAGCCGGCACTTATGGACTGGGCTTCCACCATCGAGTCGGTGCGCACTGGGCGAGCGGACGTTACTTTGGGGAACATGGGGTGGACTGCGGCACGCGCGCAGATTGTCGCATTGACCGACGCGCTCTATTTCACGGCGCACTATGTGCTTACCCGTTCGAATATGCTATCGGTGGAAAAGGTCGGGCTAGCCGACTTGCGAGGGCATTCGGTCGGCACGCTGACTGGTGTGACGATAGTCGGAGAACTCAAACGCATCCCTGGTACCACAGACGTCAAGCTCTACGACACGTCGGATGCCTGCATTGCGGATGTGCGTGCCGGCCGATTGGACTTTGCTTTCCTCGATGGCCCGATCGTCGGCTATATGATCCAGCAGAATCCGACCTGGAATCTCAAACTGATACCCATCACCCCGTTCGACGGCTTCAAGGTGCTGGGAACAAAGCAGTACTCGGTCATCGGCATGAATGGCGAAAATCCGGACCTCTTCGACGCGGTGAATGCCGGAGTCAAGTGGCTTTGGCGCACCAAGGAAAACACCCGGATACTTCAGAAGTACGGTATGACAAGTTCAACCTATCTTGTGCCACCGACGTCGAACCCTCGTGTCGGCATTGATCGGGACGGTAACGACGCTGTCTCTGGCAGATGGGCGCACAACGTCAAAGATTTCTCGGCGTCGTTTGCAGCAGCCGCGACATAA
- a CDS encoding NAD(P)/FAD-dependent oxidoreductase: protein MNTNIFDVVVIGSGALGASTAFHLTQLGRHVCLVDQAAISSQTSVRAAGLTGQARQTENMTRLAIHAVQKIRKFKEETGEPLVFVESGSMSVARLVEDEQLLRERVVKAQQYGVGTQLISAEEAAEKMPFLVPRGIRAVSFTPSDLYLEAAQIPVGYSAAAQKRGATLLAGTRVQMITDERNGRLRVSTDQGELLARAVVDAAGGWARRIAKMTGWAMPIIPVVNQLLVTTPISGVEPTQPITRILDANICVRPDRGGLLLGGYEKSPTWLNMDAPDPHFRVENLELDIGILRRLANDVAEQLPVFKNAQIREHRGGIPTMTADGHHIVGAIPGVPGLYVIGGCNVAGLSISPALGEQLAQLIVHGTTTFDISDMSPDRFTPQLTEDELKARCSQRYTSYYTYRFSEAAAASRPA from the coding sequence ATGAATACCAATATCTTCGATGTCGTAGTCATCGGGTCGGGCGCGCTAGGCGCCAGTACAGCGTTTCACCTCACCCAGCTAGGGCGTCATGTTTGCCTCGTAGACCAGGCAGCGATTTCGTCGCAAACTTCTGTGCGCGCAGCAGGCCTCACTGGACAGGCACGGCAGACGGAAAACATGACGAGACTCGCCATTCATGCGGTCCAGAAAATCAGGAAGTTCAAAGAGGAAACCGGTGAACCCCTCGTGTTCGTCGAATCCGGCAGCATGAGCGTTGCCCGCCTGGTAGAAGACGAGCAGCTGCTGCGGGAGCGCGTCGTGAAAGCACAGCAGTACGGAGTAGGTACACAACTCATTTCTGCCGAAGAAGCCGCCGAAAAGATGCCTTTTCTTGTACCACGAGGCATCCGCGCCGTATCCTTCACGCCATCGGACTTGTATCTGGAGGCCGCCCAAATTCCGGTCGGGTATTCAGCAGCAGCGCAGAAGCGGGGCGCGACGTTGCTGGCAGGGACACGCGTCCAGATGATCACAGATGAACGCAACGGCAGGTTGCGCGTTTCCACCGATCAAGGCGAACTGCTCGCTCGAGCGGTAGTCGATGCAGCAGGCGGGTGGGCACGGCGCATCGCGAAAATGACGGGCTGGGCGATGCCTATCATACCGGTCGTCAACCAGTTGCTTGTAACGACGCCCATTTCCGGCGTCGAGCCCACCCAGCCTATAACCCGCATTCTCGATGCGAACATTTGCGTTCGGCCGGACCGCGGCGGCCTGCTGCTTGGCGGTTACGAGAAGTCCCCGACGTGGCTGAATATGGATGCGCCGGATCCTCACTTTCGTGTGGAGAATCTAGAACTGGACATCGGTATTTTGCGCCGCCTTGCGAATGACGTAGCTGAGCAACTCCCTGTTTTTAAGAACGCACAGATCCGCGAGCATCGGGGCGGCATTCCTACAATGACGGCTGACGGACACCATATCGTCGGCGCCATTCCCGGCGTACCCGGGCTATATGTAATAGGGGGCTGCAACGTAGCCGGCCTGTCCATTTCACCTGCATTGGGAGAACAGCTAGCCCAATTGATTGTTCACGGCACCACAACGTTTGACATCTCCGACATGTCCCCCGACCGCTTTACACCGCAACTCACGGAGGACGAGCTCAAGGCCCGTTGCAGCCAGCGGTACACCAGCTACTACACCTATCGGTTTTCGGAAGCCGCTGCTGCAAGCCGGCCCGCGTGA
- a CDS encoding amino acid ABC transporter permease: protein MLPELIGPLLSGALTTLEISMMSLVVAICIGLLLAVLESFPRRLPRTVIRLYVEVFRGIPVLPQLFILYFGLAQVGLRLDPFTAAVAGFGLNGGAYLSEVFRAGLQSIPKGQSEAAAMIGMTHGAALRYVLLPQTMRVVLPSLANYAVGLLKDTTLASAVAAPELSFQARELVTRTFLSGPVYLLAAAIYVVLSLPLAALARAAEARLKTRRLP from the coding sequence GTGCTTCCCGAGTTAATCGGGCCGCTCCTTAGCGGCGCACTGACGACGCTCGAAATCTCGATGATGTCCCTAGTCGTCGCCATCTGCATCGGATTGTTACTTGCTGTCCTCGAATCGTTTCCACGGCGTCTGCCACGTACGGTAATACGTCTTTATGTTGAGGTATTCCGCGGCATTCCGGTGCTGCCTCAGCTCTTCATTCTTTACTTCGGCCTCGCACAAGTCGGCCTTCGCTTGGATCCCTTCACTGCTGCAGTCGCAGGCTTCGGCCTCAATGGTGGCGCCTATCTTTCAGAGGTGTTTCGCGCCGGCCTCCAATCCATTCCCAAAGGCCAGAGCGAAGCTGCCGCTATGATCGGTATGACGCATGGCGCCGCTTTGCGCTACGTGCTGCTGCCCCAGACCATGAGAGTCGTACTACCATCGCTCGCCAACTACGCGGTGGGGCTGCTGAAGGACACAACCTTGGCTTCTGCTGTGGCCGCGCCCGAACTCAGCTTTCAAGCCCGCGAACTGGTCACTCGCACCTTCCTAAGCGGTCCAGTCTATCTGCTCGCTGCCGCGATATACGTCGTGCTCAGCCTTCCCCTCGCTGCGCTTGCCAGAGCCGCCGAAGCACGCCTCAAAACGCGGAGGCTGCCGTGA
- a CDS encoding amino acid ABC transporter permease, translated as MSDNLELIAQWSPSLIAGAMATLRLTCLAFLLSLAFGLVLALACRARARIPRIVARTYVELVRGMPALTLLLLIYFALPSIGISFGSVGAAVVGLGLNGAAYLSEIYRSGIEAVDDGQWEAAQMLGMTPIQVFRDVIFPQALRIVLPPMANFAITLMKDTSVASLIAAPELMLQARDLTGEYFMPLQIYVAVGAAYFCLAFPLSCLVRWMERRYARTAQTGA; from the coding sequence GTGAGCGACAATCTTGAGCTGATCGCGCAATGGTCGCCGTCTCTGATTGCCGGCGCCATGGCAACGCTTCGGTTGACGTGTCTGGCCTTTTTGCTCTCGTTAGCATTCGGCCTCGTCTTGGCGCTCGCCTGCAGAGCACGAGCCCGCATCCCGCGGATTGTTGCGCGCACTTACGTTGAACTCGTCCGGGGCATGCCGGCCCTGACATTACTCTTGCTTATCTATTTTGCCTTGCCGTCAATCGGGATCAGCTTCGGGTCTGTCGGCGCGGCCGTAGTCGGTCTGGGTCTAAATGGTGCCGCTTACCTTTCCGAAATTTACCGGTCAGGTATCGAAGCAGTGGATGATGGGCAATGGGAAGCCGCACAAATGCTCGGCATGACACCCATCCAGGTCTTCCGTGACGTCATCTTTCCCCAAGCGTTGCGCATTGTGCTGCCACCCATGGCGAATTTCGCGATCACCTTGATGAAAGACACGTCAGTCGCATCGCTGATCGCGGCACCTGAATTAATGCTACAGGCACGCGACCTCACTGGCGAATACTTTATGCCTCTGCAGATTTACGTCGCAGTTGGAGCAGCTTACTTCTGTCTCGCCTTCCCGTTGTCCTGTTTGGTCCGCTGGATGGAGAGACGCTATGCGCGAACCGCGCAAACAGGAGCTTGA
- a CDS encoding MFS transporter: MNSNQIGLDNRYASQAPGGSPVATETAILTAGAAPRVTLSSFMDEMPVGSLHRFVVWVIGIGLFFDMYEIFLVSSIGVALQNEFGLDRHSLDFKLLLASAFIGMFIGSLCLGSLADRIGRRNAFAFNLIWYSAFSLLAAFSVNAQMLVICRFLTGVGVGALYPVADTFLSEILPKERRGRLAAWAYTTSYIAVPVVGFLAVWLNPLHVGAVPGWRIILALGSLGGVFMLIVRRKLPESPRWLLSQGRVKEAHDMLRRFAAAASVRVPPLADGSAPCMRPGLRERLAVLRQAPYSKRYTMLTIFHLLQGFGYYGFGTLAALVVKSRGFEVTDSTLFMALSFLGYPVGSLLSIPLMNWIERRTLVIVAVLGIAVFGIGFAYSSNSAMIVSFGVLTTCASNVFSNAYHVYQAEIFPARVKSTAIGTTYALSRIVSGSLPFVLLPVLTNHGAGAMFGVISVALVTVAIVVRALGPLTTRRSQDEINPV; encoded by the coding sequence ATGAACAGTAACCAGATCGGATTGGACAACCGCTACGCGAGCCAGGCGCCCGGTGGCTCGCCTGTCGCTACCGAGACAGCTATCCTGACGGCCGGAGCCGCGCCCCGGGTGACACTCAGTAGTTTCATGGACGAGATGCCAGTGGGCTCGCTGCACCGCTTCGTCGTCTGGGTGATAGGCATCGGTCTGTTCTTCGACATGTACGAGATTTTCCTCGTGAGCTCGATTGGTGTGGCGTTACAGAACGAATTTGGACTCGACCGGCATTCACTCGATTTTAAGTTGTTGCTGGCTTCCGCGTTCATCGGCATGTTCATAGGCTCACTGTGCCTCGGCAGCCTCGCGGACCGGATTGGACGCCGCAACGCATTCGCCTTCAACTTGATCTGGTACAGCGCCTTTTCGTTGCTCGCCGCTTTTTCGGTCAACGCACAGATGCTGGTGATTTGCCGCTTCCTGACCGGCGTTGGGGTGGGCGCACTGTATCCGGTCGCCGATACATTCCTCTCCGAAATTCTGCCCAAAGAGCGGCGTGGGCGGCTCGCCGCATGGGCCTATACCACATCATATATTGCCGTGCCCGTGGTCGGTTTTCTGGCCGTGTGGCTCAATCCGCTTCACGTCGGAGCGGTGCCCGGATGGCGCATCATCCTCGCGCTAGGGAGCCTCGGCGGCGTATTTATGCTGATTGTCAGGCGCAAACTGCCGGAAAGTCCCCGCTGGCTGCTCTCGCAAGGGCGGGTGAAGGAGGCACATGATATGCTCCGCCGCTTCGCCGCTGCGGCCAGCGTTAGAGTGCCGCCGCTTGCCGACGGAAGCGCCCCGTGCATGCGTCCGGGCCTGCGCGAGAGGTTGGCGGTGCTGCGTCAAGCGCCCTACAGCAAGCGTTACACGATGCTTACGATTTTTCACCTGCTGCAGGGGTTTGGCTATTATGGGTTCGGTACGCTCGCGGCCCTCGTCGTGAAGAGCCGCGGCTTCGAAGTAACGGACAGCACACTGTTCATGGCGCTCTCATTCCTCGGTTACCCCGTAGGGTCGCTGCTCTCGATCCCGCTGATGAACTGGATCGAGCGGCGCACGCTCGTGATCGTCGCCGTACTGGGGATTGCGGTGTTTGGCATCGGTTTCGCGTATTCGAGCAATTCGGCAATGATCGTTTCATTCGGCGTACTGACGACATGTGCTTCAAACGTGTTCAGCAACGCCTACCACGTGTACCAAGCCGAGATCTTCCCGGCCCGCGTGAAGTCAACGGCAATCGGCACGACTTACGCGTTGTCGCGGATTGTCAGCGGTTCGCTGCCATTCGTTCTTCTGCCTGTCTTGACCAATCATGGCGCCGGTGCGATGTTCGGCGTGATCTCGGTCGCGCTCGTCACGGTAGCCATCGTTGTCCGGGCACTCGGACCGCTCACCACGCGCCGCAGCCAGGACGAAATCAACCCAGTGTAG
- a CDS encoding transposase gives MYGIEAQWKFALSDEHWNFVEDLFESDVSRTKRGRRRSDFRAILNAVLWIEMTGASWKHLPSHYPPTQTCYKRYIAWRQDGTLQKVLERLGATPQ, from the coding sequence ATGTACGGGATAGAGGCACAATGGAAGTTTGCGTTGTCGGATGAGCATTGGAATTTTGTCGAAGACCTTTTTGAATCGGATGTTTCGCGGACGAAGCGGGGTAGGCGGCGTTCTGACTTTCGAGCGATACTCAATGCGGTCTTGTGGATTGAGATGACCGGAGCTAGCTGGAAGCATCTACCTTCCCATTACCCACCAACTCAGACTTGCTACAAACGATACATCGCATGGCGGCAAGATGGCACACTACAGAAAGTTCTAGAGAGGCTGGGGGCTACGCCCCAGTAG
- a CDS encoding amino acid ABC transporter ATP-binding protein codes for MNMPQDLPPAASEGQAAPLLEMRGITKSFGNHKALGGVDLVVSRGQKVALIGSSGSGKTTLLRCVAFLEKPDSGEIAIAGEPMGEMATSNGRRPMTARELARARTHIGMVFQRFNLFPHLSALQNVMLGPLKVLKQSRSEALANAQVLLTKVGLPDKGNAWPDQLSGGQQQRVAIARALALNPRLMLFDEATSALDPELVGEVLAVMRNLARDGMTMLIVTHEMRFALEVADRIVVMDGGTIVDDGTPLEIARSRHPKTRALLGTFSQSGGHSGVA; via the coding sequence ATGAACATGCCCCAAGATCTTCCACCCGCCGCCAGCGAGGGACAGGCAGCACCTTTGCTTGAGATGCGCGGAATTACCAAGTCTTTTGGGAATCACAAAGCGCTGGGTGGGGTGGACCTTGTCGTCTCAAGAGGACAGAAGGTCGCGCTCATTGGTTCCAGCGGATCGGGGAAGACCACGCTATTGCGTTGTGTAGCCTTTCTGGAAAAGCCCGATTCAGGAGAGATCGCAATCGCTGGCGAGCCTATGGGGGAAATGGCCACTAGCAACGGTCGACGCCCAATGACCGCGCGTGAGCTGGCCCGGGCTCGCACGCACATCGGCATGGTCTTTCAGCGCTTCAATCTATTCCCACACCTAAGCGCACTGCAAAACGTAATGCTGGGCCCGCTTAAAGTCCTCAAGCAGTCACGTAGCGAGGCCCTCGCTAACGCTCAGGTCCTACTCACAAAGGTTGGCCTGCCTGACAAAGGAAACGCATGGCCGGACCAACTTTCCGGTGGGCAACAACAGCGCGTCGCAATCGCGCGAGCGCTGGCATTAAATCCTCGGCTAATGTTGTTTGACGAAGCAACGTCTGCGCTCGACCCAGAGCTCGTCGGGGAAGTGCTGGCGGTCATGCGCAACCTCGCACGGGACGGCATGACCATGCTTATAGTTACACACGAAATGCGCTTCGCGCTCGAGGTGGCGGATCGTATCGTCGTTATGGATGGAGGAACCATCGTCGACGACGGCACCCCTCTGGAGATCGCACGGTCCCGGCATCCAAAAACGCGCGCCTTGCTCGGTACATTTAGCCAAAGCGGCGGACATTCGGGGGTTGCATGA